In Mycolicibacterium lutetiense, the sequence GTCGGCCAGGGCGACGCTTCCGGTGCGCCACGCGGCGATCAATCTCTTGGTCGCCGCATGCGCCAAGGTTGGACCGTCGGCGAGCCGATGCGCCAGGGTGGTCGCGGCCTCGTCAATGTTGTCGCAGACGGTATTGACCACGCCCCAAGCAGCCATCGTTGCAGCGTCGTACGTTGCCCCGGTCATGATCAGTTCGCGAGCGCGTCCCGATCCGGCCCGTTCAGCCAAGCGCTGCGGGCCTCCCATCGATGGGGTGAGTCCGACAGTTCTCTCGATGAGACCGAACTGAGCGTCGGGGGTGGCCAGAATGAGGTCGCTTGCCAGGGCGATCTCAAACGCCGCCGTCAAGGTGAGCCCATTGGCGGCGAAAATCACCGGACACGGCAACTGTTCAATCGGCTGGATCAGGTCGTCGAGCAACCCCTGCCACATCGCTGCGGCCTGGTGCGAGTCCAGGCCGGAGAACAGGTTGACATCGACCCCCGCCGAGGTCATGCGCCCCTCGGCGCGGATAACCAGAGCGCGAGGGCAGTCGGCGCTGATGCCGGCCACCTGCGTCCGCAGCGATTCCATCATCGCCTGATCGAACAGATTGAGCGGCGGATGGTCGATGGTCAGCACCGCGATCTGCGCCCCGTTCGGGGTGTGGGACCGTTGCAGGATAGTCCGAGAAGATCCGTTACTCATCCCTGAATTCCTCTCAATGTGATGTGCGGGCGGCTTTGCTTCTGTTGCCCAACCGGCTCAGAGTCCCATCGATTTGGCAATGATGGTTTTCATCACTTCGCTCGTGCCGCCGTAGATTCGATTCACACGGTTGTCTGTGTAGAGCCGAGCGATCGGGTATTCGTTCATATAGCCGTAGCCGCCGTGCAACTGGAGGCACTTGTCGATCACCACGGATGCTGTCTCGGTGCAGAACAGCTTGACCGAGGCGGCCTCGGCGGGCGAGAACATTCCGTCGTCAATTGCCTCGATGGCGCGGTCGATGACTGCTTCCATGGCATCAACGTGTGCTTTGCACGTGGCAAGTTCGAATTTGGTGTTCTGGAATTTGGCGACAGGTGTACCGAAAACCTGGCGCTCCAACGTGTAGTTCTGGGCCAGGTCGACGGCTGTTCGAGCTTGGGCAAAAGCGCCGACGGCGATGCCCAGGCGCTCGCGCGGGAGATTATGTCCCAGGTACATGAATCCACGATCCTGCTCCCCCAGGAGGTCTTCGACCGGGACAGCTACGTCCACGAAGGACAGCTCCGCGGTGTCGGAAGTGCGCAGTCCGATCTTGTCGAGCTTTCGGCCCACCGTGTATCCGGGCAGGGTGGTGTCCACCACGAGAAGCGAGATACCGTGGCGCCGATCATTTTCCGTTGCCGGGGAGGTGCGTGCACAGACGATGACACGGTCGGCCTGCACTCCACCCGTGATGAAGGTCTTGGCCCCGTTGAGGATGTAGTGACTGCCGTCGTCTGACAGGCGGGCGGTGGTCTTCATGCCCGCCAGATCTGAACCAGCGCCCGGTTCGGTCATCGCGATGGCGAACATCGTTTCGCCCGTGATGAACCCGGGAAACCAGCGGCGCTTCTGCTCTTCGGTGGCGTACGCCTTCAAGTAGGGCAGGCACAGTTCGACATGGACGCTGCCGCCACCGATCGCAGTGCCGGCGCCGATGACTTCCTCGGCCAGGATGGCCGTGTACTTGAATGTCTCCAGACCTGCGCCGCCGTATTCCTCGGGCACCTCGATTCCGAAGTAGCCCAGTTCCCCGAGCTTGCGGAACAGCTCACGGGGCACCAAGCCGTCTTCGAACCACTGCTCGGAATGCGGCAGCATCTCCTTCTCGATGAAGGCCCGCAGCGTCTTGCGGAAGGCTTCATGGTCCTCGTCATAGATAGTCCGGAGCACGACAGATTCCTTTCAATTCTTGGCCCGCGAGTTGTATGGCATCGCCACTGCGCGCCTCGGGTACTTCTACGTTCAGCAAAATCTTCGAATCGCGGCCGCGGCCGGTGACCACTGCCGGGTGTTGCAGAACCTCGCCGAGCACAAGATAGTAAATGTTTACTTCATTGTCGAGAGGTGGCGCCTGCGACAAGCCTCGCGGTCAGGGCCGTTGAGCCGTGTGCACTGAGGTCATCGGCTCGCGGGCGCACGTCATCGACGCAAACGAGGCTGACGTGGACTCATCCTGAATCGATGTTTCATACGGCTGTCCCACGTCGTCGAGCAGTGCTGCAACTCGACGATGTGATTGTCGAGCTGTTCAGCGTTCCACGCTGGCCAGCACCGTGTTGTTGGCGTCGACGATGTTCAGCTTTCGTAGCTTCGGCATCGGAATCGACGTCGCCCCTTGCACAACCCCTGCCCCGGTCGGCATTGCCGCCCAGGTGGCGGCCGGCTGCATCTGTCCGCTGTCGTCCATCGTCCGCAGCGTGAATACGCCGTCGGTCGGCAACTGTTTCAGATCCAGCACGATGGCGGTCCCCCACGGCTTCGGCGTCAGGGTCACCGACCCGGAGGCGCCTGCGGCGGCGACCGAATGCATCGCGAAGGTGCCGGTCCCCGGAGGGGGCGTATCGCCGCGCGGGATGACCAACACCAGTGCGACGGCGCCGAGTACCGCGGCGCACGCAGCCAGCGCCACCCGGCGGCTGGTGCGACGCTTGGTTGCCACACGTCGCGCAGCGAGCATGTCGTGCAGGGCCGCTTCCGACTCGCCACGGTCGGCGGGGTCGGTGTCCAGATCTGCGGGGTCGATTTTGCTCAGGAGTGCCGGAAGGGGAGCGAAATCGGAGACTTGAGCGCGGCATTGCGCGCATTCTCTGAGGTGTGCCTCGAACCGTCCGCGCTCCTCGGCGTCGAGGCCGCCGAGAATGTAGGCGCCCAGCAGGATATGAGGTTCGTCGATCACAGCAGCCCCATCTCGTCGAACACCGCCCGCAGCGCGCGCACTGCGTAGTAACTGCGTGACTTCACGGTACCCACAGCAACATTGAGCCTATCCGCCGCTTCAGCAAGAGTGAGGTCGTCGAAGTACAGCGCCTTGACGACGTCGCGATGTTCGGGGGACAA encodes:
- a CDS encoding acyl-CoA dehydrogenase family protein, with the translated sequence MLRTIYDEDHEAFRKTLRAFIEKEMLPHSEQWFEDGLVPRELFRKLGELGYFGIEVPEEYGGAGLETFKYTAILAEEVIGAGTAIGGGSVHVELCLPYLKAYATEEQKRRWFPGFITGETMFAIAMTEPGAGSDLAGMKTTARLSDDGSHYILNGAKTFITGGVQADRVIVCARTSPATENDRRHGISLLVVDTTLPGYTVGRKLDKIGLRTSDTAELSFVDVAVPVEDLLGEQDRGFMYLGHNLPRERLGIAVGAFAQARTAVDLAQNYTLERQVFGTPVAKFQNTKFELATCKAHVDAMEAVIDRAIEAIDDGMFSPAEAASVKLFCTETASVVIDKCLQLHGGYGYMNEYPIARLYTDNRVNRIYGGTSEVMKTIIAKSMGL
- a CDS encoding enoyl-CoA hydratase/isomerase family protein, which produces MSNGSSRTILQRSHTPNGAQIAVLTIDHPPLNLFDQAMMESLRTQVAGISADCPRALVIRAEGRMTSAGVDVNLFSGLDSHQAAAMWQGLLDDLIQPIEQLPCPVIFAANGLTLTAAFEIALASDLILATPDAQFGLIERTVGLTPSMGGPQRLAERAGSGRARELIMTGATYDAATMAAWGVVNTVCDNIDEAATTLAHRLADGPTLAHAATKRLIAAWRTGSVALADELTPAVSGSLFETNDLKSAVANFLVDGPRHGTHYTAT
- a CDS encoding zf-HC2 domain-containing protein encodes the protein MIDEPHILLGAYILGGLDAEERGRFEAHLRECAQCRAQVSDFAPLPALLSKIDPADLDTDPADRGESEAALHDMLAARRVATKRRTSRRVALAACAAVLGAVALVLVIPRGDTPPPGTGTFAMHSVAAAGASGSVTLTPKPWGTAIVLDLKQLPTDGVFTLRTMDDSGQMQPAATWAAMPTGAGVVQGATSIPMPKLRKLNIVDANNTVLASVER